One Leptolyngbya subtilissima AS-A7 genomic window carries:
- a CDS encoding acyl-CoA desaturase: MRPYSQLTLASYLVGPLQLTIYHLGALLVFVTGLSWGSVLWIAALYGIRMLATTGIYHRLITHKSYQAPVWVKWVGSVVAASAGQMGPSWWKAHHLAHHLHTDQVLDSHSPHTAPQGVSGFLWSHGLWLLSRRCFPTRLPSDVENDRVLRMIDRLHFIPLIALGAISYGIGGLEYLAAFFLSTTLLFHGVQTVNSLAHIFGAQPFATDDQSRNNSLVALLTLGEGWHNLHHAFQASSRQGITIRDGQVVYLPDPTFRFVKLMEFFGLASKLRVPAETDLLARAKHQEPAYVSSSL; the protein is encoded by the coding sequence ATGAGGCCATACTCTCAACTTACGCTGGCGTCCTATCTTGTTGGGCCGCTACAGCTGACCATTTATCACCTGGGAGCACTGCTCGTTTTTGTAACGGGTCTCTCCTGGGGCTCGGTGCTATGGATAGCAGCCCTGTATGGCATCCGCATGCTGGCAACAACCGGCATTTACCATCGCCTGATCACCCACAAATCCTATCAGGCCCCAGTTTGGGTGAAATGGGTGGGCAGTGTGGTGGCAGCATCGGCTGGGCAGATGGGGCCTAGCTGGTGGAAAGCTCACCACCTCGCTCACCATCTACACACCGATCAGGTGCTAGATTCCCATTCTCCCCATACTGCGCCCCAGGGCGTTAGCGGCTTTTTGTGGTCTCACGGCCTTTGGCTACTGTCGCGTCGGTGCTTTCCCACCAGGCTGCCCAGCGATGTGGAGAATGATCGGGTCTTGCGGATGATTGATCGACTGCACTTCATTCCTCTCATCGCTTTAGGGGCAATTTCCTATGGCATTGGCGGGCTTGAGTATCTGGCGGCTTTCTTTCTTAGCACGACGCTCCTGTTTCACGGCGTGCAAACGGTCAACTCATTGGCCCATATTTTTGGAGCCCAGCCCTTTGCCACCGACGACCAAAGCCGCAACAATAGTCTGGTGGCCCTGCTCACTCTAGGCGAAGGCTGGCACAATCTTCACCATGCCTTTCAGGCCTCTAGCCGTCAGGGCATTACTATTCGCGATGGCCAGGTCGTCTATCTACCTGACCCCACCTTCAGGTTCGTAAAACTGATGGAGTTCTTTGGGTTGGCCTCAAAACTTAGAGTGCCAGCTGAGACCGACCTGCTGGCCCGTGCCAAGCACCAAGAGCCTGCCTATGTCAGTTCGTCCCTTTGA
- the accA gene encoding acetyl-CoA carboxylase carboxyl transferase subunit alpha yields the protein MAPPERKSILLSFEKPLVELEARITQIRELAEENDVDVSTQLRQLEARATHLRQEIFSNLTPAQRLQVARHPRRPSTLDYIQAITDDWLELHGDRGSGKDDPALVGGVARLEGRPVVILGHQKGRDTKDNVVRNFGMASPGGYRKAMRLMRHADRFSMPIITFIDTPGAYPGYEAEEMGQGEAIAYNLREMFGLTVPIVCTIIGEGGSGGALGIGVGDRLMMFEHSVYTVASPEACAAILWKDAGRSGEAAEALKITSWDLKQLGILDELLPEPVGGAHANPIQAADILKQALVEQVTELSQLAPAALQQLRYQKYRQIGVFAEAA from the coding sequence ATGGCCCCACCTGAGCGCAAGTCGATTTTGTTGTCCTTTGAAAAGCCCCTGGTTGAACTAGAGGCCCGTATTACCCAGATTCGAGAACTGGCGGAAGAAAACGATGTGGATGTGTCGACCCAGCTGCGGCAGCTGGAGGCCCGCGCCACCCACCTACGCCAGGAGATTTTCTCTAACCTAACGCCGGCCCAGCGGCTACAGGTGGCCCGCCATCCCCGTCGGCCCAGCACCCTTGACTACATTCAGGCGATTACTGACGATTGGCTTGAGCTGCACGGCGATCGCGGCTCGGGCAAAGATGACCCAGCTCTGGTGGGAGGGGTCGCCCGGCTGGAGGGCAGACCTGTGGTGATCTTAGGCCATCAGAAGGGGCGCGACACCAAAGACAATGTGGTGCGCAACTTTGGCATGGCTTCTCCCGGCGGCTACCGCAAGGCGATGCGGCTGATGCGTCACGCCGATCGCTTTTCTATGCCGATCATTACTTTTATTGATACCCCGGGTGCCTATCCCGGCTATGAGGCTGAGGAGATGGGGCAGGGTGAGGCGATCGCCTACAACCTACGAGAAATGTTTGGCCTCACGGTGCCGATTGTCTGCACCATCATTGGGGAAGGGGGATCTGGCGGGGCCCTGGGAATTGGCGTGGGCGATCGCCTGATGATGTTTGAGCATTCCGTCTACACCGTGGCCAGCCCTGAAGCCTGCGCCGCCATTCTGTGGAAAGATGCAGGCCGCTCGGGCGAGGCAGCCGAAGCTCTCAAAATCACCTCCTGGGACCTCAAGCAATTGGGCATACTAGACGAGCTATTGCCCGAGCCTGTGGGTGGAGCCCACGCCAACCCCATTCAGGCGGCAGACATTCTGAAGCAGGCGCTGGTGGAGCAAGTCACCGAGCTGTCTCAGCTAGCGCCAGCGGCCCTACAGCAGTTGCGCTATCAGAAGTATCGCCAGATTGGGGTCTTTGCTGAGGCTGCTTAA
- a CDS encoding DUF6208 family protein — MTLIRQMAALWEIPLGLLSYGFSRVVKATLTLISRYYNPTDTKVEADWQVVSADFLKSPLKLLWTMSRARWNLHSLVAIAGPFNVQSEIMLDVRSLWQSAPTWTAVVYTLKGYKTLTSISSLTVPPGQDTATITLPPGRYLVGLRHYDWRNPVQLPAIAVDGNPALASETRSAPPDFNQFYRGLAPRRGLLFSALNFYVYPLLRWMQWLPRSVVKPIFLPVPNPETHFFYGALDRGEQLTIDLPPTLRDTHSLYFSLYSRDCFPMDWYPLVTDNHTTKPLPEQGVYILRVHPKTPAAMAMSKPAIQFSVT; from the coding sequence ATGACCCTAATTCGCCAGATGGCTGCACTGTGGGAAATTCCTTTAGGGCTACTGTCCTATGGCTTTTCGCGAGTGGTAAAGGCGACCCTGACGTTGATCAGCCGCTACTACAATCCCACCGATACCAAGGTTGAGGCCGACTGGCAGGTGGTGTCGGCAGACTTTTTAAAGTCGCCCCTCAAGCTGCTGTGGACCATGAGCCGGGCCCGGTGGAATCTACACTCGCTGGTTGCGATCGCAGGGCCTTTTAACGTGCAGTCTGAGATCATGCTGGATGTGCGATCGCTCTGGCAGTCGGCCCCCACTTGGACGGCGGTGGTCTACACCCTCAAGGGCTACAAAACCCTGACCAGCATCAGCTCTCTCACGGTGCCCCCCGGCCAAGACACCGCCACCATTACCCTGCCCCCAGGGCGATATCTGGTGGGGCTGCGTCACTACGACTGGCGCAACCCGGTGCAGCTGCCCGCGATCGCCGTCGATGGCAACCCCGCCTTGGCATCAGAAACGCGATCGGCCCCGCCCGATTTCAACCAGTTCTATCGCGGGCTGGCCCCCCGTCGGGGCCTGTTGTTTAGCGCCCTAAACTTCTACGTCTACCCCCTGCTGCGCTGGATGCAGTGGTTGCCGCGATCGGTGGTCAAACCGATTTTTCTGCCCGTTCCTAACCCAGAAACCCACTTTTTCTACGGCGCACTGGATCGGGGGGAACAGCTCACCATCGACCTGCCCCCGACGCTGCGAGATACCCACAGCCTCTATTTCAGCCTCTACAGCCGCGACTGCTTCCCCATGGATTGGTACCCCCTTGTCACTGACAACCACACCACCAAGCCCCTGCCCGAACAGGGGGTCTACATCCTGCGGGTGCACCCAAAAACCCCAGCGGCCATGGCCATGTCCAAACCCGCCATTCAATTTTCAGTAACCTAG
- a CDS encoding long-chain acyl-[acyl-carrier-protein] reductase, producing MFGLIGHLTSLDHAQTVAQALGYPKYATQGLDFWCSAPPQIFDPIKVTSITGQQIEGRYVESCFLPEMLAAKRIKAATRKIINAMAHAQKHGLNITALGGFSSIIFENFNLNQIQQVRNVTLEFERFTTGNTHTAYIICQQVVAAAQKLGINLSNATVAVCGATGDIGSAVCRWLTARTDIKELLLIARNQERIQRLQEELGCGLAMDLDTALPKADIVVWVTSMAKGVEVDPNRLKRPCLMIDGGYPKNLDQHFNFDGVHVLKGGIVEHSLDIDWRIMQIVNLDVPERQLFACFAEAMLLEFEKWYTNFSWGRNQITLEKMDLIGQASRRHGFHPLLDLNTALLVTETS from the coding sequence ATGTTTGGCCTCATTGGACATTTGACCAGCCTTGATCATGCCCAGACAGTCGCCCAAGCCCTGGGATATCCCAAATACGCTACCCAGGGTCTAGACTTTTGGTGCAGCGCTCCACCCCAAATCTTTGACCCCATTAAGGTCACCAGCATCACTGGCCAGCAGATCGAAGGCCGCTACGTCGAGTCGTGCTTTTTACCAGAGATGCTGGCCGCCAAGCGTATCAAAGCGGCCACGCGCAAAATCATTAACGCTATGGCCCACGCCCAAAAGCACGGCCTCAACATCACCGCCCTGGGCGGATTCTCATCCATTATTTTTGAGAATTTCAACCTCAACCAAATTCAGCAGGTGCGCAACGTCACCCTAGAGTTTGAGCGGTTTACCACCGGCAATACCCACACGGCCTACATCATTTGCCAACAGGTGGTCGCCGCAGCCCAAAAGCTGGGCATCAACCTCTCCAACGCTACCGTGGCGGTGTGCGGTGCCACTGGAGATATTGGCAGCGCCGTCTGCCGCTGGCTCACTGCCCGCACCGACATCAAAGAGCTGCTGCTGATTGCCCGCAACCAAGAGCGGATTCAGCGGCTGCAAGAAGAGCTGGGCTGCGGCTTGGCCATGGATCTCGATACCGCTCTGCCCAAGGCCGACATTGTGGTGTGGGTGACCAGCATGGCCAAGGGAGTTGAGGTTGACCCCAACCGCCTCAAGCGTCCCTGCCTGATGATTGACGGCGGCTATCCCAAAAACCTCGACCAGCATTTTAACTTTGATGGCGTCCATGTGCTCAAGGGGGGCATTGTCGAGCACTCCCTCGACATCGACTGGCGGATTATGCAAATCGTGAACCTGGACGTGCCTGAACGTCAGCTGTTTGCCTGTTTTGCCGAAGCCATGCTGCTGGAGTTTGAGAAGTGGTACACCAATTTTTCGTGGGGGCGCAACCAAATCACCCTTGAGAAGATGGATTTGATCGGCCAGGCATCGCGGCGGCACGGGTTTCACCCCTTGCTCGACCTCAACACGGCTCTTTTAGTCACTGAGACCTCCTGA